The following proteins come from a genomic window of Alnus glutinosa chromosome 10, dhAlnGlut1.1, whole genome shotgun sequence:
- the LOC133880148 gene encoding uncharacterized protein LOC133880148 isoform X5 codes for MAFSFWLCRLRSSKGFSYSKSRSSRSQNHVTPKGRVPRHVFNSNSSRLRHPFLSLIPTALAVSAAALALQCPPNLSANCSPHHEPSEDQYHSDTDVSLFSFNQYHSDTNTAKHVNRSMQNYDNQQHGSPLGGSSFAGSTSALALQYPPNLSSSQYHQPPENLQYHSGTNTTKHVNRSMQNYDNQQHGSPLQGSSFAGSTSALALQYPPNLSSSQYHQPPENLQYHSGTNNYDNQQHGSPLQGSSFAGSTSALALQYPPNLSSSQYHQPPENLQYHSGTNTTKHVNRSMQNYDNQQHGSPLQGSSFAGSTSALALQYPPNLSSSQYHQPSEDQYHSDSNNYYYPQHGSPLRDGWDGDEFPEWIWSFLGGQDTAATPNNEDSNEGEAHKNADKTKRGRRRTSIVWEHFKESFKDGAKRIICNSCHTEFPPSESGSTGHLHLHLKKCGNNEDSKNKQKGDDEDTPSNCSIGTSTRKRSRTKKDDALPRIGTHSIMVERGVSWSDIMDPTYKFIYKIFKKNEWLSLFDHVTVYPRLVQEFYHNMYPINCDSSHFYTKVSGTQLHITSKLINEVTKIPLTSDGNTPFTKFVLPPSNAELKECVHPHFEYEWEKNQNKIPISYLPNQNRLLALIVMQNIWPISCNSYVPLDHAQLIYAIINHISFCLCKHMVMTMIKAHQDNTIALPFGGLITKILQAKLSSIPPTELVMFSEEDFGKALVMKFNDQLQQVHAVDEPAPLAPPAPSASSSSRPSNADVLL; via the exons ATGGCTTTCTCGTTCTGGTTATGTCGTCTACGTTCCTCAAAAGGTTTCAGTTACTCAAAGAGCCGAAGCTCGCGTTCCCAGAATCATGTAACTCCAAAAGGACGGGTACCCAGGCATGTCTTCAACTCCAATAGCTCAAGACTCAGACACCCATTCCTGTCGCTGATTCCTACGGCCCTTGCAGTCTCAGCTGCAGCACTTGCCCTTCAGTGCCCACCAAACCTTTCGGCCAATTGCAGCCCGCATCATGAGCCTTCTGAGGATCAGTATCATTCCGATACTGATGTGAGTCTCTTCAGTTTTAATCAGTATCATTCCGATACTAAT ACTGCTAAGCATGTGAATCGATCGATGCAGAATTATGATAATCAACAGCATGGATCACCGCTGGGAG GGTCGTCCTTTGCGGGCTCAACTTCAGCACTTGCCCTTCAATACCCACCAAACCTTTCATCCAGCCAGTATCATCAGCCTCCTGAGAATCTGCAGTATCATTCCGGTACTAAT ACTACTAAGCATGTGAATCGATCGATGCAGAATTATGATAATCAACAGCATGGATCACCGCTGCAAG GGTCGTCCTTTGCGGGCTCAACTTCAGCACTTGCCCTTCAATACCCACCAAACCTTTCATCCAGCCAGTATCATCAGCCTCCTGAGAATCTGCAGTATCATTCCGGTACTAAT AATTATGATAATCAACAGCATGGATCACCGCTGCAAG GGTCGTCCTTTGCGGGCTCAACTTCAGCACTTGCCCTTCAATACCCACCAAACCTTTCATCCAGCCAGTATCATCAGCCTCCTGAGAATCTGCAGTATCATTCCGGTACTAAT ACTACTAAGCATGTGAATCGATCGATGCAGAATTATGATAATCAACAGCATGGATCACCGCTGCAAG GGTCGTCCTTTGCGGGCTCAACTTCAGCACTTGCCCTTCAATACCCACCAAACCTTTCATCCAGCCAGTATCATCAGCCTTCTGAGGATCAGTATCATTCCGATAGTAAT AATTATTATTATCCACAGCATGGATCACCGCTGCGAG acggttggGATGGTGATGAATTTCCGGAATGGATTTGGAGTTTTCTGGGTGGTCAAGATACAGCGGCTACTCCTAATAATGAGGATTCAAATGAAGGAGAGGCGCACAAGAATGCAGATAAGACAAAGCGGGGTAGACGAAGGACCTCTATTGTGTGGGAACATTTTAAAGAAAGTTTCAAGGATGGTGCAAAAAGGATTATATGCAACTCGTGTCACACTGAATTCCCCCCATCAGAATCAGGCAGTACAGGCCACTTGCACCTGCACCTGAAAAAGTGTGGCAATAACGAAGATTCAAAAAATAAGCAGAAGGGTGATGATGAG GATACGCCTTCTAATTGCTCCATTGGTACGTCTACCCGTAAGCGTTCTCGGACTAAAAAAGATGATGCGCTTCCCCGCATTGGCACTCATTCTATTATGGTTGAACGCGGGGTCTCGTGGTCAGACATCATGGATCCTACTTACAAATTTATctacaaaatttttaaaaaaaatgagtggcTGAGTCTTTTTGATCATGTCACTGTCTATCCACGCCTTGTTCAGGAATTTTACCACAACATGTACCCCATCAATTGCGACTCATCTCACTTTTACACCAAAGTGTCCGGCACCCAACTGCACATTACTTCCAAATTGATAAATGAAGTCACAAAAATTCCTCTCACCTCTGATGGAAACACTCCTTTTACAAAATTCGTTCTTCCGCCTTCCAATGCTGAACTTAAGGAATGTGTTCATCCCCATTTTGAGTATGAGTGGGAGAAAAACCAGAATAAGATTCCTATTAGTTATCTGCCGAATCAGAATCGTTTATTGGCCCTGATCGTCATGCAGAACATTTGGCCTATCTCTTGCAATAGTTATGTTCCTCTTGATCATGCTCAACTGATTTATGCCATCATCAATCATATttctttctgtctttgcaagcacatGGTGATGACCATGATTAAGGCCCATCAAGATAACACCATTGCCTTACCTTTTGGTGGTCTTATCACTAAAATACTCCAGGCCAAACTATCATCCATTCCTCCCACTGAACTCGTCATGTTTTCTGAAGAGGATTTCGGCAAAGCTCTCGTGATGAAGTTCAATGATCAACTTCAACAGGTTCATGCGGTCGATGAGCCTGCTCCTCTAGCTCCTCCAGCTCCTTCggcttcttcttcctctaggCCTTCCAATGCAGATGTTTTGCTTTAG
- the LOC133880148 gene encoding uncharacterized protein LOC133880148 isoform X3: MAFSFWLCRLRSSKGFSYSKSRSSRSQNHVTPKGRVPRHVFNSNSSRLRHPFLSLIPTALAVSAAALALQCPPNLSANCSPHHEPSEDQYHSDTDVSLFSFNQYHSDTNTAKHVNRSMQNYDNQQHGSPLGGSSFAGSTSALALQYPPNLSSSQYHQPPENLQYHSGTNTTKHVNRSMQNYDNQQHGSPLQGSSFAGSTSALALQYPPNLSSSQYHQPPENLQYHSGTNTTKHVNRSMQNYDNQQHGSPLQGSSFAGSTSALALQYPPNLSSSQYHQPPENLQYHSGTNNYDNQQHGSPLQGSSFAGSTSALALQYPPNLSSSQYHQPSEDQYHSDSNNYYYPQHGSPLRDGWDGDEFPEWIWSFLGGQDTAATPNNEDSNEGEAHKNADKTKRGRRRTSIVWEHFKESFKDGAKRIICNSCHTEFPPSESGSTGHLHLHLKKCGNNEDSKNKQKGDDEDTPSNCSIGTSTRKRSRTKKDDALPRIGTHSIMVERGVSWSDIMDPTYKFIYKIFKKNEWLSLFDHVTVYPRLVQEFYHNMYPINCDSSHFYTKVSGTQLHITSKLINEVTKIPLTSDGNTPFTKFVLPPSNAELKECVHPHFEYEWEKNQNKIPISYLPNQNRLLALIVMQNIWPISCNSYVPLDHAQLIYAIINHISFCLCKHMVMTMIKAHQDNTIALPFGGLITKILQAKLSSIPPTELVMFSEEDFGKALVMKFNDQLQQVHAVDEPAPLAPPAPSASSSSRPSNADVLL, from the exons ATGGCTTTCTCGTTCTGGTTATGTCGTCTACGTTCCTCAAAAGGTTTCAGTTACTCAAAGAGCCGAAGCTCGCGTTCCCAGAATCATGTAACTCCAAAAGGACGGGTACCCAGGCATGTCTTCAACTCCAATAGCTCAAGACTCAGACACCCATTCCTGTCGCTGATTCCTACGGCCCTTGCAGTCTCAGCTGCAGCACTTGCCCTTCAGTGCCCACCAAACCTTTCGGCCAATTGCAGCCCGCATCATGAGCCTTCTGAGGATCAGTATCATTCCGATACTGATGTGAGTCTCTTCAGTTTTAATCAGTATCATTCCGATACTAAT ACTGCTAAGCATGTGAATCGATCGATGCAGAATTATGATAATCAACAGCATGGATCACCGCTGGGAG GGTCGTCCTTTGCGGGCTCAACTTCAGCACTTGCCCTTCAATACCCACCAAACCTTTCATCCAGCCAGTATCATCAGCCTCCTGAGAATCTGCAGTATCATTCCGGTACTAAT ACTACTAAGCATGTGAATCGATCGATGCAGAATTATGATAATCAACAGCATGGATCACCGCTGCAAG GGTCGTCCTTTGCGGGCTCAACTTCAGCACTTGCCCTTCAATACCCACCAAACCTTTCATCCAGCCAGTATCATCAGCCTCCTGAGAATCTGCAGTATCATTCCGGTACTAAT ACTACTAAGCATGTGAATCGATCGATGCAGAATTATGATAATCAACAGCATGGATCACCGCTGCAAG GGTCGTCCTTTGCGGGCTCAACTTCAGCACTTGCCCTTCAATACCCACCAAACCTTTCATCCAGCCAGTATCATCAGCCTCCTGAGAATCTGCAGTATCATTCCGGTACTAAT AATTATGATAATCAACAGCATGGATCACCGCTGCAAG GGTCGTCCTTTGCGGGCTCAACTTCAGCACTTGCCCTTCAATACCCACCAAACCTTTCATCCAGCCAGTATCATCAGCCTTCTGAGGATCAGTATCATTCCGATAGTAAT AATTATTATTATCCACAGCATGGATCACCGCTGCGAG acggttggGATGGTGATGAATTTCCGGAATGGATTTGGAGTTTTCTGGGTGGTCAAGATACAGCGGCTACTCCTAATAATGAGGATTCAAATGAAGGAGAGGCGCACAAGAATGCAGATAAGACAAAGCGGGGTAGACGAAGGACCTCTATTGTGTGGGAACATTTTAAAGAAAGTTTCAAGGATGGTGCAAAAAGGATTATATGCAACTCGTGTCACACTGAATTCCCCCCATCAGAATCAGGCAGTACAGGCCACTTGCACCTGCACCTGAAAAAGTGTGGCAATAACGAAGATTCAAAAAATAAGCAGAAGGGTGATGATGAG GATACGCCTTCTAATTGCTCCATTGGTACGTCTACCCGTAAGCGTTCTCGGACTAAAAAAGATGATGCGCTTCCCCGCATTGGCACTCATTCTATTATGGTTGAACGCGGGGTCTCGTGGTCAGACATCATGGATCCTACTTACAAATTTATctacaaaatttttaaaaaaaatgagtggcTGAGTCTTTTTGATCATGTCACTGTCTATCCACGCCTTGTTCAGGAATTTTACCACAACATGTACCCCATCAATTGCGACTCATCTCACTTTTACACCAAAGTGTCCGGCACCCAACTGCACATTACTTCCAAATTGATAAATGAAGTCACAAAAATTCCTCTCACCTCTGATGGAAACACTCCTTTTACAAAATTCGTTCTTCCGCCTTCCAATGCTGAACTTAAGGAATGTGTTCATCCCCATTTTGAGTATGAGTGGGAGAAAAACCAGAATAAGATTCCTATTAGTTATCTGCCGAATCAGAATCGTTTATTGGCCCTGATCGTCATGCAGAACATTTGGCCTATCTCTTGCAATAGTTATGTTCCTCTTGATCATGCTCAACTGATTTATGCCATCATCAATCATATttctttctgtctttgcaagcacatGGTGATGACCATGATTAAGGCCCATCAAGATAACACCATTGCCTTACCTTTTGGTGGTCTTATCACTAAAATACTCCAGGCCAAACTATCATCCATTCCTCCCACTGAACTCGTCATGTTTTCTGAAGAGGATTTCGGCAAAGCTCTCGTGATGAAGTTCAATGATCAACTTCAACAGGTTCATGCGGTCGATGAGCCTGCTCCTCTAGCTCCTCCAGCTCCTTCggcttcttcttcctctaggCCTTCCAATGCAGATGTTTTGCTTTAG
- the LOC133880148 gene encoding uncharacterized protein LOC133880148 isoform X4 yields MAFSFWLCRLRSSKGFSYSKSRSSRSQNHVTPKGRVPRHVFNSNSSRLRHPFLSLIPTALAVSAAALALQCPPNLSANCSPHHEPSEDQYHSDTDVSLFSFNQYHSDTNTAKHVNRSMQNYDNQQHGSPLGGSSFAGSTSALALQYPPNLSSSQYHQPPENLQYHSGTNNYDNQQHGSPLQGSSFAGSTSALALQYPPNLSSSQYHQPPENLQYHSGTNTTKHVNRSMQNYDNQQHGSPLQGSSFAGSTSALALQYPPNLSSSQYHQPPENLQYHSGTNTTKHVNRSMQNYDNQQHGSPLQGSSFAGSTSALALQYPPNLSSSQYHQPSEDQYHSDSNNYYYPQHGSPLRDGWDGDEFPEWIWSFLGGQDTAATPNNEDSNEGEAHKNADKTKRGRRRTSIVWEHFKESFKDGAKRIICNSCHTEFPPSESGSTGHLHLHLKKCGNNEDSKNKQKGDDEDTPSNCSIGTSTRKRSRTKKDDALPRIGTHSIMVERGVSWSDIMDPTYKFIYKIFKKNEWLSLFDHVTVYPRLVQEFYHNMYPINCDSSHFYTKVSGTQLHITSKLINEVTKIPLTSDGNTPFTKFVLPPSNAELKECVHPHFEYEWEKNQNKIPISYLPNQNRLLALIVMQNIWPISCNSYVPLDHAQLIYAIINHISFCLCKHMVMTMIKAHQDNTIALPFGGLITKILQAKLSSIPPTELVMFSEEDFGKALVMKFNDQLQQVHAVDEPAPLAPPAPSASSSSRPSNADVLL; encoded by the exons ATGGCTTTCTCGTTCTGGTTATGTCGTCTACGTTCCTCAAAAGGTTTCAGTTACTCAAAGAGCCGAAGCTCGCGTTCCCAGAATCATGTAACTCCAAAAGGACGGGTACCCAGGCATGTCTTCAACTCCAATAGCTCAAGACTCAGACACCCATTCCTGTCGCTGATTCCTACGGCCCTTGCAGTCTCAGCTGCAGCACTTGCCCTTCAGTGCCCACCAAACCTTTCGGCCAATTGCAGCCCGCATCATGAGCCTTCTGAGGATCAGTATCATTCCGATACTGATGTGAGTCTCTTCAGTTTTAATCAGTATCATTCCGATACTAAT ACTGCTAAGCATGTGAATCGATCGATGCAGAATTATGATAATCAACAGCATGGATCACCGCTGGGAG GGTCGTCCTTTGCGGGCTCAACTTCAGCACTTGCCCTTCAATACCCACCAAACCTTTCATCCAGCCAGTATCATCAGCCTCCTGAGAATCTGCAGTATCATTCCGGTACTAAT AATTATGATAATCAACAGCATGGATCACCGCTGCAAG GGTCGTCCTTTGCGGGCTCAACTTCAGCACTTGCCCTTCAATACCCACCAAACCTTTCATCCAGCCAGTATCATCAGCCTCCTGAGAATCTGCAGTATCATTCCGGTACTAAT ACTACTAAGCATGTGAATCGATCGATGCAGAATTATGATAATCAACAGCATGGATCACCGCTGCAAG GGTCGTCCTTTGCGGGCTCAACTTCAGCACTTGCCCTTCAATACCCACCAAACCTTTCATCCAGCCAGTATCATCAGCCTCCTGAGAATCTGCAGTATCATTCCGGTACTAAT ACTACTAAGCATGTGAATCGATCGATGCAGAATTATGATAATCAACAGCATGGATCACCGCTGCAAG GGTCGTCCTTTGCGGGCTCAACTTCAGCACTTGCCCTTCAATACCCACCAAACCTTTCATCCAGCCAGTATCATCAGCCTTCTGAGGATCAGTATCATTCCGATAGTAAT AATTATTATTATCCACAGCATGGATCACCGCTGCGAG acggttggGATGGTGATGAATTTCCGGAATGGATTTGGAGTTTTCTGGGTGGTCAAGATACAGCGGCTACTCCTAATAATGAGGATTCAAATGAAGGAGAGGCGCACAAGAATGCAGATAAGACAAAGCGGGGTAGACGAAGGACCTCTATTGTGTGGGAACATTTTAAAGAAAGTTTCAAGGATGGTGCAAAAAGGATTATATGCAACTCGTGTCACACTGAATTCCCCCCATCAGAATCAGGCAGTACAGGCCACTTGCACCTGCACCTGAAAAAGTGTGGCAATAACGAAGATTCAAAAAATAAGCAGAAGGGTGATGATGAG GATACGCCTTCTAATTGCTCCATTGGTACGTCTACCCGTAAGCGTTCTCGGACTAAAAAAGATGATGCGCTTCCCCGCATTGGCACTCATTCTATTATGGTTGAACGCGGGGTCTCGTGGTCAGACATCATGGATCCTACTTACAAATTTATctacaaaatttttaaaaaaaatgagtggcTGAGTCTTTTTGATCATGTCACTGTCTATCCACGCCTTGTTCAGGAATTTTACCACAACATGTACCCCATCAATTGCGACTCATCTCACTTTTACACCAAAGTGTCCGGCACCCAACTGCACATTACTTCCAAATTGATAAATGAAGTCACAAAAATTCCTCTCACCTCTGATGGAAACACTCCTTTTACAAAATTCGTTCTTCCGCCTTCCAATGCTGAACTTAAGGAATGTGTTCATCCCCATTTTGAGTATGAGTGGGAGAAAAACCAGAATAAGATTCCTATTAGTTATCTGCCGAATCAGAATCGTTTATTGGCCCTGATCGTCATGCAGAACATTTGGCCTATCTCTTGCAATAGTTATGTTCCTCTTGATCATGCTCAACTGATTTATGCCATCATCAATCATATttctttctgtctttgcaagcacatGGTGATGACCATGATTAAGGCCCATCAAGATAACACCATTGCCTTACCTTTTGGTGGTCTTATCACTAAAATACTCCAGGCCAAACTATCATCCATTCCTCCCACTGAACTCGTCATGTTTTCTGAAGAGGATTTCGGCAAAGCTCTCGTGATGAAGTTCAATGATCAACTTCAACAGGTTCATGCGGTCGATGAGCCTGCTCCTCTAGCTCCTCCAGCTCCTTCggcttcttcttcctctaggCCTTCCAATGCAGATGTTTTGCTTTAG
- the LOC133880148 gene encoding uncharacterized protein LOC133880148 isoform X1 gives MAFSFWLCRLRSSKGFSYSKSRSSRSQNHVTPKGRVPRHVFNSNSSRLRHPFLSLIPTALAVSAAALALQCPPNLSANCSPHHEPSEDQYHSDTDVSLFSFNQYHSDTNNYDNQQHGSPLGGSSFAGSTSALALQYPPNLSSSQYHQPPENLQYHSGTNTTKHVNRSMQNYDNQQHGSPLQGSSFAGSTSALALQYPPNLSSSQYHQPPENLQYHSGTNTTKHVNRSMQNYDNQQHGSPLQGSSFAGSTSALALQYPPNLSSSQYHQPPENLQYHSGTNTTKHVNRSMQNYDNQQHGSPLQGSSFAGSTSALALQYPPNLSSSQYHQPSEDQYHSDSNNYYYPQHGSPLRDGWDGDEFPEWIWSFLGGQDTAATPNNEDSNEGEAHKNADKTKRGRRRTSIVWEHFKESFKDGAKRIICNSCHTEFPPSESGSTGHLHLHLKKCGNNEDSKNKQKGDDEDTPSNCSIGTSTRKRSRTKKDDALPRIGTHSIMVERGVSWSDIMDPTYKFIYKIFKKNEWLSLFDHVTVYPRLVQEFYHNMYPINCDSSHFYTKVSGTQLHITSKLINEVTKIPLTSDGNTPFTKFVLPPSNAELKECVHPHFEYEWEKNQNKIPISYLPNQNRLLALIVMQNIWPISCNSYVPLDHAQLIYAIINHISFCLCKHMVMTMIKAHQDNTIALPFGGLITKILQAKLSSIPPTELVMFSEEDFGKALVMKFNDQLQQVHAVDEPAPLAPPAPSASSSSRPSNADVLL, from the exons ATGGCTTTCTCGTTCTGGTTATGTCGTCTACGTTCCTCAAAAGGTTTCAGTTACTCAAAGAGCCGAAGCTCGCGTTCCCAGAATCATGTAACTCCAAAAGGACGGGTACCCAGGCATGTCTTCAACTCCAATAGCTCAAGACTCAGACACCCATTCCTGTCGCTGATTCCTACGGCCCTTGCAGTCTCAGCTGCAGCACTTGCCCTTCAGTGCCCACCAAACCTTTCGGCCAATTGCAGCCCGCATCATGAGCCTTCTGAGGATCAGTATCATTCCGATACTGATGTGAGTCTCTTCAGTTTTAATCAGTATCATTCCGATACTAAT AATTATGATAATCAACAGCATGGATCACCGCTGGGAG GGTCGTCCTTTGCGGGCTCAACTTCAGCACTTGCCCTTCAATACCCACCAAACCTTTCATCCAGCCAGTATCATCAGCCTCCTGAGAATCTGCAGTATCATTCCGGTACTAAT ACTACTAAGCATGTGAATCGATCGATGCAGAATTATGATAATCAACAGCATGGATCACCGCTGCAAG GGTCGTCCTTTGCGGGCTCAACTTCAGCACTTGCCCTTCAATACCCACCAAACCTTTCATCCAGCCAGTATCATCAGCCTCCTGAGAATCTGCAGTATCATTCCGGTACTAAT ACTACTAAGCATGTGAATCGATCGATGCAGAATTATGATAATCAACAGCATGGATCACCGCTGCAAG GGTCGTCCTTTGCGGGCTCAACTTCAGCACTTGCCCTTCAATACCCACCAAACCTTTCATCCAGCCAGTATCATCAGCCTCCTGAGAATCTGCAGTATCATTCCGGTACTAAT ACTACTAAGCATGTGAATCGATCGATGCAGAATTATGATAATCAACAGCATGGATCACCGCTGCAAG GGTCGTCCTTTGCGGGCTCAACTTCAGCACTTGCCCTTCAATACCCACCAAACCTTTCATCCAGCCAGTATCATCAGCCTTCTGAGGATCAGTATCATTCCGATAGTAAT AATTATTATTATCCACAGCATGGATCACCGCTGCGAG acggttggGATGGTGATGAATTTCCGGAATGGATTTGGAGTTTTCTGGGTGGTCAAGATACAGCGGCTACTCCTAATAATGAGGATTCAAATGAAGGAGAGGCGCACAAGAATGCAGATAAGACAAAGCGGGGTAGACGAAGGACCTCTATTGTGTGGGAACATTTTAAAGAAAGTTTCAAGGATGGTGCAAAAAGGATTATATGCAACTCGTGTCACACTGAATTCCCCCCATCAGAATCAGGCAGTACAGGCCACTTGCACCTGCACCTGAAAAAGTGTGGCAATAACGAAGATTCAAAAAATAAGCAGAAGGGTGATGATGAG GATACGCCTTCTAATTGCTCCATTGGTACGTCTACCCGTAAGCGTTCTCGGACTAAAAAAGATGATGCGCTTCCCCGCATTGGCACTCATTCTATTATGGTTGAACGCGGGGTCTCGTGGTCAGACATCATGGATCCTACTTACAAATTTATctacaaaatttttaaaaaaaatgagtggcTGAGTCTTTTTGATCATGTCACTGTCTATCCACGCCTTGTTCAGGAATTTTACCACAACATGTACCCCATCAATTGCGACTCATCTCACTTTTACACCAAAGTGTCCGGCACCCAACTGCACATTACTTCCAAATTGATAAATGAAGTCACAAAAATTCCTCTCACCTCTGATGGAAACACTCCTTTTACAAAATTCGTTCTTCCGCCTTCCAATGCTGAACTTAAGGAATGTGTTCATCCCCATTTTGAGTATGAGTGGGAGAAAAACCAGAATAAGATTCCTATTAGTTATCTGCCGAATCAGAATCGTTTATTGGCCCTGATCGTCATGCAGAACATTTGGCCTATCTCTTGCAATAGTTATGTTCCTCTTGATCATGCTCAACTGATTTATGCCATCATCAATCATATttctttctgtctttgcaagcacatGGTGATGACCATGATTAAGGCCCATCAAGATAACACCATTGCCTTACCTTTTGGTGGTCTTATCACTAAAATACTCCAGGCCAAACTATCATCCATTCCTCCCACTGAACTCGTCATGTTTTCTGAAGAGGATTTCGGCAAAGCTCTCGTGATGAAGTTCAATGATCAACTTCAACAGGTTCATGCGGTCGATGAGCCTGCTCCTCTAGCTCCTCCAGCTCCTTCggcttcttcttcctctaggCCTTCCAATGCAGATGTTTTGCTTTAG